ACTACAGGCATGTACCTGGGGAGTCCCTTTTTATTGGCTTCAAGTACCTTTGCCTGTAGGACTGGAAGTTCTATCCCGGTAATATCAGACAATCTCGACAGGACCTCTATTTGCCTTTTGAATGGACCTTCTCTATAGAAGACTAAATTGAACGCAGGTCTCACTGTAGCAAGGGGTCTCCCTGCATGATCTAGGATTGTACCCCGTAAAGGCTGGAGCTTAATGGATCGAAACCTATTGTTTTCGGCCTTTAGTTTATACTTTTCATATTCAATGACCTGCATCTTAAATAATCGAACGCCAATGAGGCTAAAGACCACCAGTGAAAAGAGGACCAGCGTTAAGAAAAACTTGGTCCGCTCTCTCTGACCTTTTTCATCAAACTTTTTTAGCTGAAGATACTCCTTTTTTCTCCGCAAGGATCGGAGTTCACTCATTTTTCTCTGACTCCAACAGAGGAAGGACACTGGAAAACATCGGAAAGAGAATTATAGATAAAAGACCGTCTAAAATCGCCTGGATGGCACCCCAAGGCCAAACGGTCTCTATATAACCCGTAAAGGTCCTGATAGTTGCCTGAAATACGAATGAGGCAAGGATGACCAAAAGGGCCCTCTGCCACCAAAGCTCAGTCCTGGTATTGGAGGCGATATATCTTACGAAAAAATAGACTCCAGGGATCAGGAACAAATACGTACCCACTGCAACACCTGACATCAAATCAAAAAATAATCCCAAAAATAACACAATGATTCCACCCCATAAATCAGACACTGTTACCGCATACCAACAAAGCGATGGAATTAGAAAATCTATACGAACGAGACCAAATTGTAACAAATTGGACCACGCACTCACCACAAGGGCGTTAACAATTAAAAAACACAGGAAAAAAACGTGGACTTTCGCCATTATTCTCCTAAAATAGCCTTCTTTCTCTTGAGAATCAAAAGCTCTTCTAGACGTCCAAGATCACTTGTGGGGTTCACCTCTATCAACTGAAACAGATCGTCGTGTTCAGTGTCTTTGTCCACTTTGGTCACTGTTCCAAGGAGTAACCCTTTTGGGAAATAGCCGCCAATGCCGGATGTGATCACCTTATCTCCTACTATGACGTCAGCCCCCTTTTCTACATAAGAAAGCTGACAGCGTCCCTCACCCAGCCCTTCAAGAATCCCTCGAACTCTTGTCCTTTGTATAAGTGCAGGGATCCGGCTATTCCTATCAGATATAAGCATTACTCGACTGTAATGAAGGGACGAATTTAGAACTCGTCCAGCCACACCACCCCCTGACAGGACTACAGCATCAGGAAATACTCCGTCATTGACCCCTCGATTAACAGTTACAATAGAGATCCATGGAGTCAAATCATAACCGACCACCTGACACACTAAAAAGTCATCCTGAATGGAATTCTTCATTCTGAGTAATGATTTTAGCCTTACATTTTCTAAAGAAGCCTCTCTGTACATGTTCAACTGCCGTCTCAGCTCTGCTATCTCTATCCTTAGCTTTCTATTCTCTGTCCGTAGCCGATTAAAGGAAGACAAGTCCCGAAAGAGTTCATGGAGATAGGTTGAGGGGCCATTTAGACGCTCTTTTACAGGCCCCGTTGGTTCCAAAACAAGATTAGAAATAAGGGTATAGAAATCGTGGTTCATCCGGGCCAGGATGACAAAGATGCCTATGAGAACAATAGCACCAATTACGAATTTAAATTGTCTTAAAGACCTCTTTTTTTCAGTCAAAGGGCAAAACCCAAAGGCAAAGTGGGATTAGGCGATCATCACCTCTTTTAAAATATTTAGATTATCTAGGGCCTGGCCTGAGCCAAGTACCACTGATGAAAGGGGATCATCCGCGATGATTATAGGGAGTCCTGTCTCATCCCTAAGGAGTTTATCAAGGTTCCTCAAAAGGGCACCACCTCCTGTGAGAACGATACCTTTATCTACTATATCTGCAGAAAGTTCTGGTGGAGTGTGTTCCAATGCGCTCTTAACTGCCTCTACAATTGTCTCCACCTGCTCATTTATGGCGTCCCTAATTTCTTCGGCGTTGATTGTTACAGTCTTGGGTACTCCAGATACTAGATCTCTTCCCTTTATCTCAACCTGATCAAAGGGGGGTTCAGGCAATACATTTCCTATCTCTATCTTGATCCTTTCTGCAGAGTGTTCTCCAATAAGGAGATTGTGCTTCCTCTTTATATATTGGAGTATTGCCTCATCCATCTTATCCCCTGCAACACGCACGGATTTTGAATACACAATGCCAGCAAGGGAAATAACTGCCACCTCAGTGGTACCGCCCCCAATGTCTACAACCATATTGGCTGTAGGCTCTGTTATGGGAAGCCCTGCTCCAATTGCCGCTGCCATGGGCTCTTCTATGAGATAGACCTCTCTAGCTCCTGCTGATTCTGCCGACTCTCTTACTGCACGTTTCTCTACTTGTGTAATTCCAGAAGGTACACTCACTATAATCCTTGGCCTTACCAAGGTGCGCCGGTTGTGAACCTTCCTTATAAAATACCGGAGCATGGCCTCGGTGACTTCAAAGTCCGCAATGACCCCGTCCTTCATGGGCCTTATGGCCACTATGTTTCCAGGGGTCTTACCCAGCATCATCTTGGCCTCTTTGCCCACAGCAAGGACTCTCTGTACCTTGGCATCCTTTTTTACTGCTACGACAGAAGGTTCCCTAAGCACAATCCCTTTACCCTTGACATAGACAAGGGTATTGGCAGTGCCAAGGTCAATGGCCATATCACTTGATAACCAACCGAGTAATGAATCGAATATCATGATGGCAACACTACCAAAGCCAATTCGAATTGGCAAGAAAAGAAGTGATAGGATTAAAGTTTCTTTCTAGGACTACCTACTTCATCAGGACTCGAGAGCGAATATATCCTGACCTTCCTACTCCTAGGGCACTCCCTTTTCAAAATGGATTTTATCACCTTTGGAAGATCACTTTCTCCGACTCTCTTTTCCTCTTCAAAATAACCTCTCTCCCTGACCCAGAAAAAGTCATCTGCTTCTTTAATAATTGCGAGACCACGATTCCTCTTATAGGTCAGGACCTCTAAGCCAGTATTGACTGGCTGTTTCTTCAAGATCTGAAGTATACGTCTTGGGGCTGATTCAATATTTACAAGGGCCATAGCCTCATCCCTATCGCCATTCAACTAATAAGCCACAACCATAACGACTGGATTGAATCTCGCTATCCCAATTTAACCAATTCTAAGGCTTTTTTTAAGGCCTTTATGTGCACATCTCCTGCATAGTGCAGTTGGCTCTTTTGGCTGATGGGATCAAAATTTGAAGGATCTGCCACACATTCATATTGAATGATCCTTCCAAATGTGCTCAGTGCCTCATCAGGATCAAGTCCCACTAAGGACTTCGCCTTTTCCCATGTTATTCCACAAGGAGCACCCCTCAATACCTCCACATCCACTATCCTGTTTTGCTCCACCCTGACCTTTAACTTTGGGACCCCAAATAATCTTCCATATTGCCCTAGCGAGGAATACTCTCCGAGCCCACAGCATGTAAAGGGTGTTATTGCCCCCTTTACCTTTTGCCCAGAGGCCACTACTGGGATCCCCTTCTCAGTATAAAGGTCTACTATGTATTGGGATATATCAGGGTGTTTTACGAAGTTAAGACAAAGATCTACTGAAAAGTCCCCTTGCACAAGATCTTCAGGCTCTTCCACAAACTCAGGGAAAGGGCCTCCCACATCTATAACATCAATTATCTGAATGCCCTTACCATAGGTCTCAATACCCTGTATCTTTCGTCTACCAGAACCACGTTCTTCAAACACTATAACCTTCATAAAAAAAATCCCTTCGGAATTTAATTTTTTCAAAGGGCGAAACTCAACACCTCCCTGATTGTATCCCTATCATAGACTTTTTCCATACCCCAAATCTTCGACTGAACCAGAGCATTTTCTGCAATTGCGTCAATGGCATCTTCTCCAATATTTAAATCACCAAGGCAAATGGGTACATCTATGGATTTCAACCATGCGGAAAATGCCTCTATCCCCATCTCAATAGTTGCCATGCTGTCTGCCTGCTCTTCCACCCCCATTACATTGGTGGAGAATTTGATCAATCTCTCTGGCCTCTTTTGGGAAAAGTACCTCATCCACCCTGGCAAGAGTGCTGCCAAGCCTGCCCCATGAGGCACGTTATATATGGCACTTACGGCGTGTTCGATGAGATGTACAGGGAAATGATGATCGCCTACACCTGCCTTTGTAAGACCATTTAAAGCAAGGGTCGCTCCCCACATCATTGCCCCCCTATGTTCATAGGAAGTAGGATCAGAAATACAGCCCTCAGTCGCTTCCATGATTGTCCTCATTAACCCTTCTGCCAAGGCATCCTGAACAGGAGTGAAAGGGGCAGGGCCATTAAAATAGGGTTCCATGAGATGACACACTGCATCCACACCGCCGTAGGCCGTGTAATCCTTTGACACAGAATATGTGAGTTCAGGATCCAATATGGATACCTTTGGATAGAGCAATATAGAAGCGGTGGCGAGCTTATGCCCGGATTGTTCGTCGGTAATAACCATGTAACCATTCATCTCAGAACCTGAAGCCGCTAGAGTCGGAATTGTAAAGACAGGCAGCGCACTTTTTATTTCGGCCTTTCCAAGAAAGGCGTCCCAGATGTCTCGATCATCCATTACAGCCCCAGCGGCTATGGCCTTGGCACTGTCCATTACGCTTCCCCCACCTAGGGCAAGAACTCCATCAAGTTTTTTTTCTCTCGCTATTTTTATCCCTTCTCTAACCTTTGAGAGCAGTGGATTCGACTTAACGCCTTCAAGTATTTCAAAACGGACACCAGAGCTCTCTAAAGAATCTTTTACCTTTTGAAATGCCCCTGTGTGCCTTGCACTACCGGAGCCCATGACCAAAAGGACTGTTTCCACAGTCCCTTTGAGCACATCCCCTATTTTTGTCACTTCTCCTCCACCAAATATTATCTTGGTTGGATTGTAAAATTCAAACTTTTCCATTTTAGGCCTCCTTTTAGGTTCAAAGTTCAAGGTTCCTTCAACTCAAAACTCAAAACTCAAAACTTCTGAACTACTCAACACTTTAAAATAGCCTTTATTTCCCCAACTTCTCCAGATAGGTAATTATTGCCTTGGCTGACTCTGGAATGACTGATACACGACCTTCCAATATTTCCCTTGGCGTATAAGGCTTCTTCCAAAAGGCCTCATCTGCATTGTAGTCATGGGCAATATATGTTCCTTCCAGTGAAATACCTGCAAAAAAGCCCTTACTCCTTGAATAAGAGTATATTTCCGACCTTAAGGTGATATCAGTGGATGCCTCTAACTCTCTCCCAACTGGGCCGGCTGATACTCCAACTTCACCGCCGAGAGTAAAGTTTCCTCTAAAGAAGGGGCGAAGTCCCCTATCATTCATCACGACCAATATTAGATCTGTGGATTTTACCCCTATCTGCCATCCAAAGCTCCCGCCACCAATCGTAAGAAATACCGGGCCAAACCACTTATTACTTTTGGGATCTCTGGCAAAAATAACACCTCTTCCAAAGCTCCCGCCAATAATAAAGCTACCTTTGTATACAGATGGAAAAATTGCTATTGCCCTACATCTTTTAAAGAGCTCTTTTGGAATAGTCCTTTCCGGTATAGCTTGGGCTTCTTTGAGCACAGCAAGGGCATTTTGCAACCGTTGTTGTTCACCCCCTGCCAATACCATTTCAGTAGATAAAAAAAACATTGAAAAAAACACAATTAGACCCATTTTGATTGTCTTTGAAAATCCCATCATCATGACGTATAGTCCTCCTTTGATACTTTCTCCTAAATCCCATAAATTCTAATATAGTGAATGGAAGAAAAAACATATTTTTCAATTCATATTGACAGGTTACAACTCTTTAACTCAGTATTAGAGGAACATTATTGTGAAAAATGTGCTCACGCCAGCTTAGGGATTAACAATTTCGCCCAATCTGCAGGGTTGTCAGTGGCTTGACATACCAAAGTACGCCTTTTTCCATCCACCTTAATCCAATGGCCCTCTTGCCTATTTTAAGGATTTAGGGATTAGGTAATCTCTAGTCATCATATCATAAAACCCTCTAAGATCTACTTTTCCCTTGACATTTTTCTACCATAACCTTATAAAGTAGCGCCTCACCGTTAAATCTCTATATCCCCTTTAGAAGTGGGATTAAAATTCATTTAAGGGGGGATGGCCATGGACACAATCGAATACGGCTTTGGTCAGCACTTAATGTTGGACGGTTACGGCTGTGACAGGGAAAAACTTATGGATCTTAATGGTATCTACGATTTCTTAAGCAGATACCCAGATGAGATTAACATGACAAAGATAATGCCTCCTTACGTATTTAAATACTCAGGCAAAGTGCCAGAAGATTGGGGGATATCTGGTTTCGTTCTCATCGCAGAGAGTCATATCAGCATCCATACGTTCCCTGAAAAGCTATACTTGAGCCTTGACATCTTTTCCTGCAAGGCCTTTGACTCAGATGCAGCTATAGAGCACATTAAAAAGATCTTCGACATTAAAAAGGTAGAGATAAAGCTCCTCGACAGAGGACACGAATTCCCAAAAGTTATCAGGAAAGTACATCACTTCTTGAGAAACGAACGGGCCAATATGACTGTCTAAGGTGCAGAACCAATTCCTCAACCTCACACCTCCATATTCAAGCCGGGACCAAGCCAAATGGTTTTTGATCCCGGCACCTTTTGATGCATCTACGTGTTACAGACCTGGAGCACGTTTCGGGCCACAGGCCATCATTGAGGCCTCTACTCAAATGGAACTCCTGGACGAGGAATTGCTGTTTGAGCCCTACAAGATAGGTATACATACGACTCAGGCAATTGAACCTGTGCTAGACCCTGAAAAGATGGCTGAGTTGGTAAGAGAAGAGGTGTCAAAGGCCATTGACCAGGGGAAAATGGTATGTACCCTCGGGGGAGATCATTCAGTCAGCATTGGGGCAATAACTGCCTTTTTTAATGCCTTCGGACCGTTAAACATAATCCAGTTTGATGCCCATCTGGATCTAAGGGAAAGTTATCAGGGCTCTAGATTTAGCCATGCGTGTGTAATGAGAAGGGTCTGGGACCTAGGCAATCCCATTCAAGTTGGAATCAGATCATTTTCTGGAGAAGAGCTTACCTTTTTGAAAGAAACAGGGGCCAAGCCTATTTTTGCAAAGGATATATTTAGTGATCCGCAAGGTTCCATTGACTCAGTCATAAAAAGCCTGGACAAGAGCCTTCCCACCTACATTACTATCGACCTTGATTGCCTCGACCCATCTGTTATGCCTGCAGTTGGTACGCCAGAACCAGGAGGCATGTTGTGGTATACCCTTCTCAACTTCCTGCAGACGATTATTTCTAATTCTAATATTGTTGGCTTTGATTGTGTTGAACTTTCTCCAGTACCGGGTATAAATTTCCCAGAATTTACAGCAGCTCGTCTCATTTATAAAGTCATCGGTTATTGTCAAAAGGACAAAATATAATTGTGACTTCTCCAACTAGAGTAAAAGGTAATCCAGTAGTAGAAGTAGAACATGTCGACTTTTTTTATGGGAAACACATGGTACTCGAAGACGTTACCTTCTCAATTATGCCAGGGGATTTTCTCGCGGTTATTGGCCCCAATGGTTCTGGGAAGAGTACACTACTTAAATTGATTTTAGGGCTTCTAAAACTCCAAAAGGGAAAAATCCACATAATAGGCAAGGACTTAGAACATTTTAATGAATGGTGGCGCATAGGATATGTACCGCAAAAGGCTGTTCATGTAGATAAAATATTCCCAATCACTGTAGAAGAAGTAGTTGGCCTTGGAAGAGCATCAAAAAAAAACCATCTAAAATGGCTAAATAGAGAAGACAAAATAGCTGTAAAAAGGGCATTGAAAAAGGTCGGTATGGCCCAATTTTCTCAGAAAAAACTCTCTGATCTTTCTGGTGGACAGCAACAACGGGTCTTTATAGCAAGGGGTATCGTGAACGATCCAGAAATATTGTTTCTTGATGAACCAACTACAGGAGTAGACGTTAAGGCCCAAGATGAATTTTACGAAATGCTCCAGGAATTCAATAAAAATGGCATCACCATCGTCATGGTTACCCACGACATAGCTGTAGTAAACAAGTATGTCAATAAAGTGGCATGTCTCAACAGACGACTGGTATTTCATGGAACCCACGAAGAATTTTGTTCTTCTAAAGAGGCACTGTCACTATTTTTAAGAGATCATCACCTTGTGGGACACCGACATTAGAAAATGTCTGAAACTGGCTTGGATTATATCTTAAAAACAGTTCATTGCCGTCCCATAATTGCCTTGGCACCACTGGCTGGTCTTACGGACCATCCCTTTAGAAAGATTTGCACGAGATTTGGGGCAGATTTTGCCGTCACTGAGATGATATCCTCTGAAGCCCTCATAAGACGAGTTCCCAAGACACTCCACATGTTAAAATATGTGGATGAGGAACCACGCACCTTGGTCCAGATTATGGGCTCTAGTCCCAAAGTCATGGCAGAGGCTGCAAAGATTGCAGAAGACCTCGGTGCCATGGCCATTGATATCAACATGGGGTGTCCTGAGAAGCGTATAGTGTCCCAAGGAGCAGGCTCAGCCCTTTTAAAGGATCCAGAACGAGCAGTACAAATTGTAAAAGAGGTAGTGAAGGCAGTCGATCTCCCTGTCACGGTGAAAATACGCCTTGGATGGGGCCATGGAGAATTTCAGGCAAAGGAGCTCGTAAAGGTATTTGAAAACCTTGGGATCAAGATGGTCGTCATTCATGCCAGGACGAGGAATCAGATGTTTAGAGGAACTCCTAATTGGCTGGCCTTGAGCTCTATTTCTCAGGATTTAAAGATCCCCTTAATCGCAAATGGTGATGTTGTCAATAGTGCCACATTCAAATCCTGCCTTTCTCAGGCAAAGGCCCAGGGTGTTATGATTGGTAGAGGGGCCCTTGGACGACCATGGATTTTTAGCCAATTAAATGCAACCTCTAATGAAGCCCCTAAGGAAGAAATGCTACATATGCACAAGGATCTAATTTTAGAGCATCTCCATTCCATCATATCCTTTTACGGTAGCCATAGGGCCATCACCCCCCTTAGGCTCCATCTTTCATGGTATTCCAAAGGCCTTAAGGGGAGTGCCAAATTTAGGGAGACGCTCACAAGGACTCAATCACCATCTAGTATGATCAATGAATTCGAAAAATTTATAGTGTGAAATAACAGTTCCTACCAGCCCGTTTTGCAGCATAAAGTAAGTCATCTGTGAGTTTTATCCAGGCTTCTTTTCCCAATTTTCCATCCCACTGACTCACGCCTACACTAACTCCTAATTTTTTCCCAAAAGGCGTCTCAATGTCCAGCTTGTTTACGGCATTTATTATCCTCTCTACAAGTATTTTGGCCTCTTCAAGTCCTGTATTTGGTAACAAAATGGCAAATTCATCTCCCCCCAGCCTGGCAACCAGGTCTGAGGCACGAATCATATCTTGAAATACCACTGCCACCTTTTTTAATATGCGGTCTCCTTCATCGTGACCAAGGCTGTCATTGATCTCTTTGAAATTGTCCAAGTCCAGTATGGCGAGACTGATTGGAAAACCATAACGGCTGCTACTTGTCATGAGTTCTTCAATCTTTTCCTCAAACACCCTTCTATTTGCCAACCCAGTGAGGGCATCCATTCTTGACTGTCTGTAGAGTATCTCAAAGTAAAATACCCTTTCGAGAGTATTGGTGAGGATCTTGACTCCGCGTTCAATAATGCCAAGCTCGTCAGCAGAAAACAGCTCTCTTTTTCGCAAAACAATAAGCTTGATAACCCCCATCGAGGTCTTAATGGTCTCAATTTTAAAACCGCCTCTTTGTCTATTTCTTTCTACAATAGCCTTAGCGGTATCTATGAGGTGGGACTGTTCAGAACCATGGTGTGAGCACACAAAATGCCACTTGCCACTCAACTCATCCCTAATTCCCAAGGCACACAACTTCCTGACTTAACCACAGGGAAAATGCATCAACAGCCCCATGTATATCAACTACCTTTGCAAGTCGCTCGTAGAGGGCATTTTCCAACTCTATATTCCGTATTTCAGAAAACAGTTTATTGACATCTATTCTGGAAAAATCAGAAAACATCAATTGCATAACATCGGCTTGTTGTTCGACTTGTCTATATCTCAACATATATTTCCTCCCCAAAGGATCGGGAACAACCATGACTTGATGGATAGCCGCCTCCTGGCCTTACCTATTACTTAGTAATTTTAAAATGCAAAATACGTACCACCATCGAGTCCATAGAGGGATTACAAGAACAAAAAATATAACTATACGCATAAGTTATTGTGGAATAGTCACTTTCCAGAAGTAGAGTTTTTGACGCCTGTGGCCGATTCAAATCTAATAATTCACCATTTTTTAAAGGCGTAAGGCGATTAAGTGGACAGTGGTAGGAAAATTAATGTAGGAGATGTTAATATTTCCTATCAATAGTGACAAAAAATTGACATCATCAAAAACTATAAAAGATCAGATGTCAAACTCATCGTCTTCAATGAGTTCCACCCCAGTGAGCCTTGAATCTGACAGATCCTTTGACGGCTCCTT
The Dissulfuribacter thermophilus genome window above contains:
- the mreC gene encoding rod shape-determining protein MreC, which gives rise to MTEKKRSLRQFKFVIGAIVLIGIFVILARMNHDFYTLISNLVLEPTGPVKERLNGPSTYLHELFRDLSSFNRLRTENRKLRIEIAELRRQLNMYREASLENVRLKSLLRMKNSIQDDFLVCQVVGYDLTPWISIVTVNRGVNDGVFPDAVVLSGGGVAGRVLNSSLHYSRVMLISDRNSRIPALIQRTRVRGILEGLGEGRCQLSYVEKGADVIVGDKVITSGIGGYFPKGLLLGTVTKVDKDTEHDDLFQLIEVNPTSDLGRLEELLILKRKKAILGE
- a CDS encoding rod shape-determining protein, translating into MIFDSLLGWLSSDMAIDLGTANTLVYVKGKGIVLREPSVVAVKKDAKVQRVLAVGKEAKMMLGKTPGNIVAIRPMKDGVIADFEVTEAMLRYFIRKVHNRRTLVRPRIIVSVPSGITQVEKRAVRESAESAGAREVYLIEEPMAAAIGAGLPITEPTANMVVDIGGGTTEVAVISLAGIVYSKSVRVAGDKMDEAILQYIKRKHNLLIGEHSAERIKIEIGNVLPEPPFDQVEIKGRDLVSGVPKTVTINAEEIRDAINEQVETIVEAVKSALEHTPPELSADIVDKGIVLTGGGALLRNLDKLLRDETGLPIIIADDPLSSVVLGSGQALDNLNILKEVMIA
- the dfsP gene encoding DUF166 family (seleno)protein DfsP; translation: MKVIVFEERGSGRRKIQGIETYGKGIQIIDVIDVGGPFPEFVEEPEDLVQGDFSVDLCLNFVKHPDISQYIVDLYTEKGIPVVASGQKVKGAITPFTCCGLGEYSSLGQYGRLFGVPKLKVRVEQNRIVDVEVLRGAPCGITWEKAKSLVGLDPDEALSTFGRIIQYECVADPSNFDPISQKSQLHYAGDVHIKALKKALELVKLG
- a CDS encoding iron-containing alcohol dehydrogenase, with amino-acid sequence MEKFEFYNPTKIIFGGGEVTKIGDVLKGTVETVLLVMGSGSARHTGAFQKVKDSLESSGVRFEILEGVKSNPLLSKVREGIKIAREKKLDGVLALGGGSVMDSAKAIAAGAVMDDRDIWDAFLGKAEIKSALPVFTIPTLAASGSEMNGYMVITDEQSGHKLATASILLYPKVSILDPELTYSVSKDYTAYGGVDAVCHLMEPYFNGPAPFTPVQDALAEGLMRTIMEATEGCISDPTSYEHRGAMMWGATLALNGLTKAGVGDHHFPVHLIEHAVSAIYNVPHGAGLAALLPGWMRYFSQKRPERLIKFSTNVMGVEEQADSMATIEMGIEAFSAWLKSIDVPICLGDLNIGEDAIDAIAENALVQSKIWGMEKVYDRDTIREVLSFAL
- a CDS encoding lipid-binding SYLF domain-containing protein codes for the protein MMMGFSKTIKMGLIVFFSMFFLSTEMVLAGGEQQRLQNALAVLKEAQAIPERTIPKELFKRCRAIAIFPSVYKGSFIIGGSFGRGVIFARDPKSNKWFGPVFLTIGGGSFGWQIGVKSTDLILVVMNDRGLRPFFRGNFTLGGEVGVSAGPVGRELEASTDITLRSEIYSYSRSKGFFAGISLEGTYIAHDYNADEAFWKKPYTPREILEGRVSVIPESAKAIITYLEKLGK
- the speD gene encoding adenosylmethionine decarboxylase, whose amino-acid sequence is MDTIEYGFGQHLMLDGYGCDREKLMDLNGIYDFLSRYPDEINMTKIMPPYVFKYSGKVPEDWGISGFVLIAESHISIHTFPEKLYLSLDIFSCKAFDSDAAIEHIKKIFDIKKVEIKLLDRGHEFPKVIRKVHHFLRNERANMTV
- the speB gene encoding agmatinase translates to MQNQFLNLTPPYSSRDQAKWFLIPAPFDASTCYRPGARFGPQAIIEASTQMELLDEELLFEPYKIGIHTTQAIEPVLDPEKMAELVREEVSKAIDQGKMVCTLGGDHSVSIGAITAFFNAFGPLNIIQFDAHLDLRESYQGSRFSHACVMRRVWDLGNPIQVGIRSFSGEELTFLKETGAKPIFAKDIFSDPQGSIDSVIKSLDKSLPTYITIDLDCLDPSVMPAVGTPEPGGMLWYTLLNFLQTIISNSNIVGFDCVELSPVPGINFPEFTAARLIYKVIGYCQKDKI
- a CDS encoding metal ABC transporter ATP-binding protein; this encodes MTSPTRVKGNPVVEVEHVDFFYGKHMVLEDVTFSIMPGDFLAVIGPNGSGKSTLLKLILGLLKLQKGKIHIIGKDLEHFNEWWRIGYVPQKAVHVDKIFPITVEEVVGLGRASKKNHLKWLNREDKIAVKRALKKVGMAQFSQKKLSDLSGGQQQRVFIARGIVNDPEILFLDEPTTGVDVKAQDEFYEMLQEFNKNGITIVMVTHDIAVVNKYVNKVACLNRRLVFHGTHEEFCSSKEALSLFLRDHHLVGHRH
- the dusB gene encoding tRNA dihydrouridine synthase DusB yields the protein MSETGLDYILKTVHCRPIIALAPLAGLTDHPFRKICTRFGADFAVTEMISSEALIRRVPKTLHMLKYVDEEPRTLVQIMGSSPKVMAEAAKIAEDLGAMAIDINMGCPEKRIVSQGAGSALLKDPERAVQIVKEVVKAVDLPVTVKIRLGWGHGEFQAKELVKVFENLGIKMVVIHARTRNQMFRGTPNWLALSSISQDLKIPLIANGDVVNSATFKSCLSQAKAQGVMIGRGALGRPWIFSQLNATSNEAPKEEMLHMHKDLILEHLHSIISFYGSHRAITPLRLHLSWYSKGLKGSAKFRETLTRTQSPSSMINEFEKFIV
- a CDS encoding GGDEF domain-containing protein; amino-acid sequence: MGIRDELSGKWHFVCSHHGSEQSHLIDTAKAIVERNRQRGGFKIETIKTSMGVIKLIVLRKRELFSADELGIIERGVKILTNTLERVFYFEILYRQSRMDALTGLANRRVFEEKIEELMTSSSRYGFPISLAILDLDNFKEINDSLGHDEGDRILKKVAVVFQDMIRASDLVARLGGDEFAILLPNTGLEEAKILVERIINAVNKLDIETPFGKKLGVSVGVSQWDGKLGKEAWIKLTDDLLYAAKRAGRNCYFTL